In the Apium graveolens cultivar Ventura unplaced genomic scaffold, ASM990537v1 ctg8266, whole genome shotgun sequence genome, one interval contains:
- the LOC141704825 gene encoding F-box protein At3g07870-like: MDLPEELIAEIISRTPVRTIVSCKSVCKRWCNIVSEPFFSRLHLSISSKMLLLHQGDAEDVDDDNDGDLAVVELDDQHHQHDIHHEPMMRFSPGLALGDYVGLIGSVNGLICLEDSYDDSAYVCNPITQEYIRLQDSEYTRVSYLKGYYGFGLVESNQQYKIVRFYKGRFPSTEYDLGSEGLYAWNRHVERSRTCPLPSE; the protein is encoded by the coding sequence ATGGACTTACCAGAAGAATTGATTGCTGAAATTATATCAAGAACTCCTGTGAGGACAATAGTGTCATGCAAAAGCGTGTGCAAAAGATGGTGTAATATAGTTTCAGAACCATTTTTTTCGCGTCTGCATCTCTCTATATCATCTAAAATGCTTTTACTTCATCAAGGAGACGCCGAGGACGTAGATGATGACAATGATGGTGACCTTGCAGTGGTTGAACTAGATGACCAACATCACCAACATGATATTCATCACGAGCCTATGATGAGATTTTCCCCGGGACTTGCCTTGGGAGACTATGTGGGGTTAATTGGATCAGTTAATGGGTTAATATGCTTAGAAGATAGTTATGATGATTCAGCATATGTATGCAATCCAATTACACAAGAGTACATACGCCTTCAAGATTCCGAGTACACCAGAGTATCATATTTAAAGGGATATTATGGCTTTGGACTTGTTGAATCGAACCAACAGTACAAGATTGTACGTTTTTATAAGGGTAGATTTCCTTCAACTGAATATGACCTAGGGAGCGAGGGTTTATACGCTTGGAACCGGCATGTGGAGAGATCTAGGACATGTCCCCTTCCATCTGAATGA